In Streptomyces sp. 71268, the DNA window CCTACGGCCTGTTCATCCCCCACGATCCGCGAGCCGTCGGCGTCGTACGGGCCACGGTGCGCAGCGTGCTGCGGGCCGGGGGTCTCAACTCGCTGACCGACAAGGCCGAGTTGCTCGCCTCGGAGCTGGTGACCAACGCGTACCGCAACGCGCACGCCGACGCGTTCGTCAGCATGGACTGGCAACCGGGCGACTTCCGGCTGACCGTCTGGGACACGGGGGCCAGGCTGCCCGTGCCGCGCGCGGCGGCGGTCGGTGACGAGTGCGGGCGCGGGCTGGCCATCGTGGAGGCGGGCTCCGACGACTGGGGTGTGGAGCGGCACGACGGCGGCAAGGCCGTCTGGTTCTCGCTCAAGCCCCCGCACGGCGGATGAACGCCGACCCCACCCAGTGGGCGTCCCGCGTCTACGACGGCGACGCGAACTGGCTGGACACCTACCGGCGCGCGATCTACGCCATGCTGGTCAGCGACCCGGAGCGGGCGCGGCGGCTGGAGCACCTGCGACAGGTATTCGCCGAGGCCGACTGCGTCGAGAACGCCAGGTGGGCCGCGGTGCAGGTCGGCGTGTTGCTGGACGCGGCGCATCGGGAGGTCGTCGGCCGGTGACGTGACCGGCGCGGGCCGCCCGAGCCAGCCCCACGGGCCCGGGCGGCCCGAGCCCGCCGTTAGCCAGCCCCACTCCGGGGCATCCGGGAAGGGTTCTCCCCCGATTCACGAGGCCCTGGAGGTGCGGCATGGGAACGATGGCTGCGGTACGAGGTGGCCGAGGCGCGGCCCGCAAGGCGGCGAACAGTTCGGCCATGGACGCCGCCGCGCGCTGGGGGCTGGCCGCCCGTGGCGTGCTCTACGTCCTGGTCGGACTGCTCGCGCTACGGCTCGCCTTCGGAGGCGGCGAACAGGCCGACAACGGCGGCGCGCTACGCGAGCTGGGCAGACAGCCCTTCGGCGCCTTCCTGATCTGGGCCGTCGGCATCGGCATCGCGGGGT includes these proteins:
- a CDS encoding ATP-binding protein, which translates into the protein MPEQPWSYGLFIPHDPRAVGVVRATVRSVLRAGGLNSLTDKAELLASELVTNAYRNAHADAFVSMDWQPGDFRLTVWDTGARLPVPRAAAVGDECGRGLAIVEAGSDDWGVERHDGGKAVWFSLKPPHGG